A genomic segment from Necator americanus strain Aroian chromosome III, whole genome shotgun sequence encodes:
- a CDS encoding hypothetical protein (NECATOR_CHRIII.G12929.T1): MAAQTGTTAATTDTDLKTFRDFLMQYNNVTEQCFGACINDMTTRTVSEKEEKCSMNCLDKYLKMTQRVSLRFQEHQLLSAEVQGANLSRS; the protein is encoded by the coding sequence ATGGCCGCTCAAACTGGGACTACAGCAGCAACAACAGACACCgatctcaaaacattccgtgATTTTCTAATGCAGTACAATAATGTGACGGAACAATGCTTTGGAGCTTGTATCAATGACATGACAACGAGAACCGTCAGTGAGAAGGAGGAAAAGTGCAGCATGAACTGCCTCGACAAATATCTGAAGATGACTCAACGTGTTTCGCTCCGATTCCAGGAACATCAACTTCTTTCCGCTGAAGTACAAGGTGCAAACCTTTCACGTAGCTAG
- a CDS encoding hypothetical protein (NECATOR_CHRIII.G12930.T1), whose amino-acid sequence MASRSIAEPVIISALCDCSHLKPVSSEMALEDSSGVTEGGGGGGGGGGGGGGASGLPPGVRPRPQVPPKPPIDTLRYSMNNIKERTNTHAHASSSSSTTTTIKSSELYDLLNKMLAYRQYKLQRESADWQLDALLEELSALETQLNSTSGGDQLLLGIPSLPSGSSSSSTTTTTTTTTHPERKPPVPPPQHQQHTVQRVIEHKEDVAVTLPTACAPSSCSSPDGDSAFGDASSTESARCRNSAFSSNDSCRDSLHTPSPTQISPRSTELTAEELKAAKIKQALEKMREAKITRIFVKFFVEDGAPLQMLVDERWTVADTMQQLADKHHITLCEDHCIVEEFPDLYIRRIYEDHENLVENIQLWVQDSPNKLHFIRRPDKYPFIDRPELYLVTEKTADLEVPAGDNWTREVKTQFVQDFFTRETVSPPEMEGFLHLKSDGRKSWKKHYFVLRPSGLYYAPKGKKSSKDLQCLMNLHSNQVYTGINWVKKYKSPTEWCIAIKLTALQMKRSQYIKYICADDEASFRRWLVGLRIAKNGADLMSNYARACERRREALSAQPVCVPPPRVASSVSQQPINVNVREHGPTSSCSSSRHDLGSNCSDHVGKPSALHSPSQTSRLSAVSSDRCVSVANSTAIVFHEYDEQPTGTIKRAPLDVLRRVSHSSSSNGTSQSAVVGTPDDEDSDEEFPAPPPVFSRTSTPSQAEVARVAPAAPPKPIRQSVISPNVSPMKQPPPQCVSPPQMFSPPPQPGTPTPKKAPPPPPKRSDATRIHTAPPTPHMSDLEAALARRREKIAQS is encoded by the exons ATGGCACTCGAGGACTCATCAGGAGTGACAgaaggtggtggtggtggtggaggaggaggaggaggaggaggaggagcaaGTGGTCTGCCACCAGGGGTCAGGCCACGCCCACAGGTGCCACCGAAACCGCCCATCGACACGCTTAGATACAGCATGAACAATATTAAAG AACGAACAAACACCCACGCACAcgcatcatcatcatcatcaacgACGACAACTATCAAATCATCCGAGCTCTATGATTTATTGAACAAAATGCTTGCATATCGACAATATAAATTACAAAGAG aATCAGCAGATTGGCAATTGGACGCTCTACTGGAGGAGCTGTCCGCATTGGAAACACAATTGAATTCAACAAGCGGCGGTGACCAACTCCTCCTGGGTATTCCATCGTTACCATCCggatcatcatcatcatcaacaacaacaacaacaacaacaacaacacatccGGAACGAAAACCACCAGTACCACCACCTCAACACCAGCAGCACACGGTTCAACGAGTCATTGAGCATAAGGAGGACGTGGCGGTTACG TTGCCAACCGCATGTGCACCGTCCTCGTGTTCATCACCGGATGGGGATAGTGCCTTCGGTGATGCGTCATCCACAGAATCGGCACGATGTCGCAATTCGGCATTTTCCAGTAATGATAGTTGTCGTGACTCGCTGCATACACCTAGCCCTACACAG ATTTCTCCACGATCTACCGAATTAACGGCCGAGGAATTGAAAGCGGCGAAGATTAAGCAGGCATTGGAGAAGATGCGTGAGGCGAAG ATCACTCGaatatttgtgaaatttttcgtGGAGGACGGCGCTCCGCTTCAAATGCTTGTCGACGAACGATGGACTGTGGCTGAT ACGATGCAACAACTTGCCGACAAGCACCATATTACACTTTGCGAGGATCATTGTATTGTTGAGGAGTTTCCTGATTTATATATAC GTAGAATCTACGAAGATCATGAAAATTTGGTCGAAAATATTCAGCTGTGGGTCCAGGATTCACCGAACAAATTGCATTTTATTCGACGTCCAGACAAATATCCGTTCATTG ATCGTCCAGAGTTGTATCTTGTAACGGAGAAGACCGCTGATTTGGAAGTACCAGCGGGCGACAACTGGACCAGAGAAGTAAAAACGCAGTTTGTTCAG GATTTCTTCACACGCGAAACCGTATCACCGCCTGAAATGGAAGGTTTtctgcacctgaaatctgaTGGTAGGAAGAGCTGGAAGAAGCACTATTTTGTGTTACGACCCAGCGGACTTTACTACGCCCCGAAAGGAAAGAA ATCCTCCAAAGACTTGCAATGTCTAATGAACTTACATTCGAATCAAGTATACACTGGCATCAATTGGGTGAAGAAATACAAGTCTCCGACGGAATGGTGCATTGCGATCAAG TTAACTGCACTACAAATGAAGCGCTCACAGTATATCAAATACATCTGTGCCGATGATGAAGCATCATTCAGACGATGGTTGGTGGGTCTGCGAATCGCTAAG AATGGTGCAGACCTTATGAGCAACTATGCACGAGCGTGTGAACGTCGACGAGAGGCGCTTTCTGCGCAGCCCGTGTGCGTTCCACCACCTCGAGTTGCTTCGTCTGTTTCTCAGCAGCCGATCAACGTTAATGTACGTGAACACGGACCCACATCATCCTGCTCATCAAGTCGACATGACTTAGGGTCGAACTGTTCGGACCACGTTGGAAAG CCTTCTGCCCTACATTCCCCGTCTCAAACAAGTCGCTTGAGTGCCGTTTCGAGTGATCGATGTGTGAGCGTTGCTAATTCTACAGCGATAGTCTTTCACGAA TACGATGAACAGCCGACCGGTACCATTAAACGCGCCCCGCTGGACGTACTGAGACGAGTGAGCCATTCATCTTCTTCGAATGGGACTTCGCAGTCAGCAG TTGTAGGAACACCTGATGACGAAGATTCAGACGAGGAATTCCCTGCTCCACCTCCAGTATTTAGCCGGACGTCAACACCTAGTCAA gcTGAAGTTGCTCGCGTAGCACCAGCTGCTCCACCCAAACCCATTCGGCAATCAGTAATATCACCGAATGTATCGCCGATGAAACAACCGCCTCCACAGTGTGTTTCTCCGCCACAAATGTTCAGCCCACCCCCACAGCCAGGCACACCCACTCCAAAGAAAGCGCCTCCTCCACCACCGAAGCGTTCTGATGCGACTCGGATCCATACAGCGCCGCCGACACCACATATGAGTGATCTTGAGGCTGCTTTGGCGAGGAGACGTGAGAAAATTGCGCAGAGTTGA
- a CDS encoding hypothetical protein (NECATOR_CHRIII.G12930.T3) gives MALEDSSGVTEGGGGGGGGGGGGGGASGLPPGVRPRPQVPPKPPIDTLRYSMNNIKESADWQLDALLEELSALETQLNSTSGGDQLLLGIPSLPSGSSSSSTTTTTTTTTHPERKPPVPPPQHQQHTVQRVIEHKEDVAVTLPTACAPSSCSSPDGDSAFGDASSTESARCRNSAFSSNDSCRDSLHTPSPTQISPRSTELTAEELKAAKIKQALEKMREAKITRIFVKFFVEDGAPLQMLVDERWTVADTMQQLADKHHITLCEDHCIVEEFPDLYIRRIYEDHENLVENIQLWVQDSPNKLHFIRRPDKYPFIDRPELYLVTEKTADLEVPAGDNWTREVKTQFVQDFFTRETVSPPEMEGFLHLKSDGRKSWKKHYFVLRPSGLYYAPKGKKSSKDLQCLMNLHSNQVYTGINWVKKYKSPTEWCIAIKLTALQMKRSQYIKYICADDEASFRRWLVGLRIAKNGADLMSNYARACERRREALSAQPVCVPPPRVASSVSQQPINVNVREHGPTSSCSSSRHDLGSNCSDHVGKPSALHSPSQTSRLSAVSSDRCVSVANSTAIVFHEYDEQPTGTIKRAPLDVLRRVSHSSSSNGTSQSAGTPDDEDSDEEFPAPPPVFSRTSTPSQAEVARVAPAAPPKPIRQSVISPNVSPMKQPPPQCVSPPQMFSPPPQPGTPTPKKAPPPPPKRSDATRIHTAPPTPHMSDLEAALARRREKIAQS, from the exons ATGGCACTCGAGGACTCATCAGGAGTGACAgaaggtggtggtggtggtggaggaggaggaggaggaggaggaggagcaaGTGGTCTGCCACCAGGGGTCAGGCCACGCCCACAGGTGCCACCGAAACCGCCCATCGACACGCTTAGATACAGCATGAACAATATTAAAG aATCAGCAGATTGGCAATTGGACGCTCTACTGGAGGAGCTGTCCGCATTGGAAACACAATTGAATTCAACAAGCGGCGGTGACCAACTCCTCCTGGGTATTCCATCGTTACCATCCggatcatcatcatcatcaacaacaacaacaacaacaacaacaacacatccGGAACGAAAACCACCAGTACCACCACCTCAACACCAGCAGCACACGGTTCAACGAGTCATTGAGCATAAGGAGGACGTGGCGGTTACG TTGCCAACCGCATGTGCACCGTCCTCGTGTTCATCACCGGATGGGGATAGTGCCTTCGGTGATGCGTCATCCACAGAATCGGCACGATGTCGCAATTCGGCATTTTCCAGTAATGATAGTTGTCGTGACTCGCTGCATACACCTAGCCCTACACAG ATTTCTCCACGATCTACCGAATTAACGGCCGAGGAATTGAAAGCGGCGAAGATTAAGCAGGCATTGGAGAAGATGCGTGAGGCGAAG ATCACTCGaatatttgtgaaatttttcgtGGAGGACGGCGCTCCGCTTCAAATGCTTGTCGACGAACGATGGACTGTGGCTGAT ACGATGCAACAACTTGCCGACAAGCACCATATTACACTTTGCGAGGATCATTGTATTGTTGAGGAGTTTCCTGATTTATATATAC GTAGAATCTACGAAGATCATGAAAATTTGGTCGAAAATATTCAGCTGTGGGTCCAGGATTCACCGAACAAATTGCATTTTATTCGACGTCCAGACAAATATCCGTTCATTG ATCGTCCAGAGTTGTATCTTGTAACGGAGAAGACCGCTGATTTGGAAGTACCAGCGGGCGACAACTGGACCAGAGAAGTAAAAACGCAGTTTGTTCAG GATTTCTTCACACGCGAAACCGTATCACCGCCTGAAATGGAAGGTTTtctgcacctgaaatctgaTGGTAGGAAGAGCTGGAAGAAGCACTATTTTGTGTTACGACCCAGCGGACTTTACTACGCCCCGAAAGGAAAGAA ATCCTCCAAAGACTTGCAATGTCTAATGAACTTACATTCGAATCAAGTATACACTGGCATCAATTGGGTGAAGAAATACAAGTCTCCGACGGAATGGTGCATTGCGATCAAG TTAACTGCACTACAAATGAAGCGCTCACAGTATATCAAATACATCTGTGCCGATGATGAAGCATCATTCAGACGATGGTTGGTGGGTCTGCGAATCGCTAAG AATGGTGCAGACCTTATGAGCAACTATGCACGAGCGTGTGAACGTCGACGAGAGGCGCTTTCTGCGCAGCCCGTGTGCGTTCCACCACCTCGAGTTGCTTCGTCTGTTTCTCAGCAGCCGATCAACGTTAATGTACGTGAACACGGACCCACATCATCCTGCTCATCAAGTCGACATGACTTAGGGTCGAACTGTTCGGACCACGTTGGAAAG CCTTCTGCCCTACATTCCCCGTCTCAAACAAGTCGCTTGAGTGCCGTTTCGAGTGATCGATGTGTGAGCGTTGCTAATTCTACAGCGATAGTCTTTCACGAA TACGATGAACAGCCGACCGGTACCATTAAACGCGCCCCGCTGGACGTACTGAGACGAGTGAGCCATTCATCTTCTTCGAATGGGACTTCGCAGTCAGCAG GAACACCTGATGACGAAGATTCAGACGAGGAATTCCCTGCTCCACCTCCAGTATTTAGCCGGACGTCAACACCTAGTCAA gcTGAAGTTGCTCGCGTAGCACCAGCTGCTCCACCCAAACCCATTCGGCAATCAGTAATATCACCGAATGTATCGCCGATGAAACAACCGCCTCCACAGTGTGTTTCTCCGCCACAAATGTTCAGCCCACCCCCACAGCCAGGCACACCCACTCCAAAGAAAGCGCCTCCTCCACCACCGAAGCGTTCTGATGCGACTCGGATCCATACAGCGCCGCCGACACCACATATGAGTGATCTTGAGGCTGCTTTGGCGAGGAGACGTGAGAAAATTGCGCAGAGTTGA
- a CDS encoding hypothetical protein (NECATOR_CHRIII.G12930.T2), with protein sequence MALEDSSGVTEGGGGGGGGGGGGGGASGLPPGVRPRPQVPPKPPIDTLRYSMNNIKESADWQLDALLEELSALETQLNSTSGGDQLLLGIPSLPSGSSSSSTTTTTTTTTHPERKPPVPPPQHQQHTVQRVIEHKEDVAVTLPTACAPSSCSSPDGDSAFGDASSTESARCRNSAFSSNDSCRDSLHTPSPTQISPRSTELTAEELKAAKIKQALEKMREAKITRIFVKFFVEDGAPLQMLVDERWTVADTMQQLADKHHITLCEDHCIVEEFPDLYIRRIYEDHENLVENIQLWVQDSPNKLHFIRRPDKYPFIDRPELYLVTEKTADLEVPAGDNWTREVKTQFVQDFFTRETVSPPEMEGFLHLKSDGRKSWKKHYFVLRPSGLYYAPKGKKSSKDLQCLMNLHSNQVYTGINWVKKYKSPTEWCIAIKLTALQMKRSQYIKYICADDEASFRRWLVGLRIAKNGADLMSNYARACERRREALSAQPVCVPPPRVASSVSQQPINVNVREHGPTSSCSSSRHDLGSNCSDHVGKPSALHSPSQTSRLSAVSSDRCVSVANSTAIVFHEYDEQPTGTIKRAPLDVLRRVSHSSSSNGTSQSAVVVGTPDDEDSDEEFPAPPPVFSRTSTPSQAEVARVAPAAPPKPIRQSVISPNVSPMKQPPPQCVSPPQMFSPPPQPGTPTPKKAPPPPPKRSDATRIHTAPPTPHMSDLEAALARRREKIAQS encoded by the exons ATGGCACTCGAGGACTCATCAGGAGTGACAgaaggtggtggtggtggtggaggaggaggaggaggaggaggaggagcaaGTGGTCTGCCACCAGGGGTCAGGCCACGCCCACAGGTGCCACCGAAACCGCCCATCGACACGCTTAGATACAGCATGAACAATATTAAAG aATCAGCAGATTGGCAATTGGACGCTCTACTGGAGGAGCTGTCCGCATTGGAAACACAATTGAATTCAACAAGCGGCGGTGACCAACTCCTCCTGGGTATTCCATCGTTACCATCCggatcatcatcatcatcaacaacaacaacaacaacaacaacaacacatccGGAACGAAAACCACCAGTACCACCACCTCAACACCAGCAGCACACGGTTCAACGAGTCATTGAGCATAAGGAGGACGTGGCGGTTACG TTGCCAACCGCATGTGCACCGTCCTCGTGTTCATCACCGGATGGGGATAGTGCCTTCGGTGATGCGTCATCCACAGAATCGGCACGATGTCGCAATTCGGCATTTTCCAGTAATGATAGTTGTCGTGACTCGCTGCATACACCTAGCCCTACACAG ATTTCTCCACGATCTACCGAATTAACGGCCGAGGAATTGAAAGCGGCGAAGATTAAGCAGGCATTGGAGAAGATGCGTGAGGCGAAG ATCACTCGaatatttgtgaaatttttcgtGGAGGACGGCGCTCCGCTTCAAATGCTTGTCGACGAACGATGGACTGTGGCTGAT ACGATGCAACAACTTGCCGACAAGCACCATATTACACTTTGCGAGGATCATTGTATTGTTGAGGAGTTTCCTGATTTATATATAC GTAGAATCTACGAAGATCATGAAAATTTGGTCGAAAATATTCAGCTGTGGGTCCAGGATTCACCGAACAAATTGCATTTTATTCGACGTCCAGACAAATATCCGTTCATTG ATCGTCCAGAGTTGTATCTTGTAACGGAGAAGACCGCTGATTTGGAAGTACCAGCGGGCGACAACTGGACCAGAGAAGTAAAAACGCAGTTTGTTCAG GATTTCTTCACACGCGAAACCGTATCACCGCCTGAAATGGAAGGTTTtctgcacctgaaatctgaTGGTAGGAAGAGCTGGAAGAAGCACTATTTTGTGTTACGACCCAGCGGACTTTACTACGCCCCGAAAGGAAAGAA ATCCTCCAAAGACTTGCAATGTCTAATGAACTTACATTCGAATCAAGTATACACTGGCATCAATTGGGTGAAGAAATACAAGTCTCCGACGGAATGGTGCATTGCGATCAAG TTAACTGCACTACAAATGAAGCGCTCACAGTATATCAAATACATCTGTGCCGATGATGAAGCATCATTCAGACGATGGTTGGTGGGTCTGCGAATCGCTAAG AATGGTGCAGACCTTATGAGCAACTATGCACGAGCGTGTGAACGTCGACGAGAGGCGCTTTCTGCGCAGCCCGTGTGCGTTCCACCACCTCGAGTTGCTTCGTCTGTTTCTCAGCAGCCGATCAACGTTAATGTACGTGAACACGGACCCACATCATCCTGCTCATCAAGTCGACATGACTTAGGGTCGAACTGTTCGGACCACGTTGGAAAG CCTTCTGCCCTACATTCCCCGTCTCAAACAAGTCGCTTGAGTGCCGTTTCGAGTGATCGATGTGTGAGCGTTGCTAATTCTACAGCGATAGTCTTTCACGAA TACGATGAACAGCCGACCGGTACCATTAAACGCGCCCCGCTGGACGTACTGAGACGAGTGAGCCATTCATCTTCTTCGAATGGGACTTCGCAGTCAGCAG TAGTTGTAGGAACACCTGATGACGAAGATTCAGACGAGGAATTCCCTGCTCCACCTCCAGTATTTAGCCGGACGTCAACACCTAGTCAA gcTGAAGTTGCTCGCGTAGCACCAGCTGCTCCACCCAAACCCATTCGGCAATCAGTAATATCACCGAATGTATCGCCGATGAAACAACCGCCTCCACAGTGTGTTTCTCCGCCACAAATGTTCAGCCCACCCCCACAGCCAGGCACACCCACTCCAAAGAAAGCGCCTCCTCCACCACCGAAGCGTTCTGATGCGACTCGGATCCATACAGCGCCGCCGACACCACATATGAGTGATCTTGAGGCTGCTTTGGCGAGGAGACGTGAGAAAATTGCGCAGAGTTGA
- a CDS encoding hypothetical protein (NECATOR_CHRIII.G12930.T4) — protein sequence MALEDSSGVTEGGGGGGGGGGGGGGASGLPPGVRPRPQVPPKPPIDTLRYSMNNIKERTNTHAHASSSSSTTTTIKSSELYDLLNKMLAYRQYKLQRESADWQLDALLEELSALETQLNSTSGGDQLLLGIPSLPSGSSSSSTTTTTTTTTHPERKPPVPPPQHQQHTVQRVIEHKEDVAVTLPTACAPSSCSSPDGDSAFGDASSTESARCRNSAFSSNDSCRDSLHTPSPTQISPRSTELTAEELKAAKIKQALEKMREAKITRIFVKFFVEDGAPLQMLVDERWTVADTMQQLADKHHITLCEDHCIVEEFPDLYIRRIYEDHENLVENIQLWVQDSPNKLHFIRRPDKYPFIDRPELYLVTEKTADLEVPAGDNWTREVKTQFVQDFFTRETVSPPEMEGFLHLKSDGRKSWKKHYFVLRPSGLYYAPKGKKSSKDLQCLMNLHSNQVYTGINWVKKYKSPTEWCIAIKLTALQMKRSQYIKYICADDEASFRRWLVGLRIAKNGADLMSNYARACERRREALSAQPVCVPPPRVASSVSQQPINVNVREHGPTSSCSSSRHDLGSNCSDHVGKPSALHSPSQTSRLSAVSSDRCVSVANSTAIVFHEYDEQPTGTIKRAPLDVLRRVSHSSSSNGTSQSAGTPDDEDSDEEFPAPPPVFSRTSTPSQAEVARVAPAAPPKPIRQSVISPNVSPMKQPPPQCVSPPQMFSPPPQPGTPTPKKAPPPPPKRSDATRIHTAPPTPHMSDLEAALARRREKIAQS from the exons ATGGCACTCGAGGACTCATCAGGAGTGACAgaaggtggtggtggtggtggaggaggaggaggaggaggaggaggagcaaGTGGTCTGCCACCAGGGGTCAGGCCACGCCCACAGGTGCCACCGAAACCGCCCATCGACACGCTTAGATACAGCATGAACAATATTAAAG AACGAACAAACACCCACGCACAcgcatcatcatcatcatcaacgACGACAACTATCAAATCATCCGAGCTCTATGATTTATTGAACAAAATGCTTGCATATCGACAATATAAATTACAAAGAG aATCAGCAGATTGGCAATTGGACGCTCTACTGGAGGAGCTGTCCGCATTGGAAACACAATTGAATTCAACAAGCGGCGGTGACCAACTCCTCCTGGGTATTCCATCGTTACCATCCggatcatcatcatcatcaacaacaacaacaacaacaacaacaacacatccGGAACGAAAACCACCAGTACCACCACCTCAACACCAGCAGCACACGGTTCAACGAGTCATTGAGCATAAGGAGGACGTGGCGGTTACG TTGCCAACCGCATGTGCACCGTCCTCGTGTTCATCACCGGATGGGGATAGTGCCTTCGGTGATGCGTCATCCACAGAATCGGCACGATGTCGCAATTCGGCATTTTCCAGTAATGATAGTTGTCGTGACTCGCTGCATACACCTAGCCCTACACAG ATTTCTCCACGATCTACCGAATTAACGGCCGAGGAATTGAAAGCGGCGAAGATTAAGCAGGCATTGGAGAAGATGCGTGAGGCGAAG ATCACTCGaatatttgtgaaatttttcgtGGAGGACGGCGCTCCGCTTCAAATGCTTGTCGACGAACGATGGACTGTGGCTGAT ACGATGCAACAACTTGCCGACAAGCACCATATTACACTTTGCGAGGATCATTGTATTGTTGAGGAGTTTCCTGATTTATATATAC GTAGAATCTACGAAGATCATGAAAATTTGGTCGAAAATATTCAGCTGTGGGTCCAGGATTCACCGAACAAATTGCATTTTATTCGACGTCCAGACAAATATCCGTTCATTG ATCGTCCAGAGTTGTATCTTGTAACGGAGAAGACCGCTGATTTGGAAGTACCAGCGGGCGACAACTGGACCAGAGAAGTAAAAACGCAGTTTGTTCAG GATTTCTTCACACGCGAAACCGTATCACCGCCTGAAATGGAAGGTTTtctgcacctgaaatctgaTGGTAGGAAGAGCTGGAAGAAGCACTATTTTGTGTTACGACCCAGCGGACTTTACTACGCCCCGAAAGGAAAGAA ATCCTCCAAAGACTTGCAATGTCTAATGAACTTACATTCGAATCAAGTATACACTGGCATCAATTGGGTGAAGAAATACAAGTCTCCGACGGAATGGTGCATTGCGATCAAG TTAACTGCACTACAAATGAAGCGCTCACAGTATATCAAATACATCTGTGCCGATGATGAAGCATCATTCAGACGATGGTTGGTGGGTCTGCGAATCGCTAAG AATGGTGCAGACCTTATGAGCAACTATGCACGAGCGTGTGAACGTCGACGAGAGGCGCTTTCTGCGCAGCCCGTGTGCGTTCCACCACCTCGAGTTGCTTCGTCTGTTTCTCAGCAGCCGATCAACGTTAATGTACGTGAACACGGACCCACATCATCCTGCTCATCAAGTCGACATGACTTAGGGTCGAACTGTTCGGACCACGTTGGAAAG CCTTCTGCCCTACATTCCCCGTCTCAAACAAGTCGCTTGAGTGCCGTTTCGAGTGATCGATGTGTGAGCGTTGCTAATTCTACAGCGATAGTCTTTCACGAA TACGATGAACAGCCGACCGGTACCATTAAACGCGCCCCGCTGGACGTACTGAGACGAGTGAGCCATTCATCTTCTTCGAATGGGACTTCGCAGTCAGCAG GAACACCTGATGACGAAGATTCAGACGAGGAATTCCCTGCTCCACCTCCAGTATTTAGCCGGACGTCAACACCTAGTCAA gcTGAAGTTGCTCGCGTAGCACCAGCTGCTCCACCCAAACCCATTCGGCAATCAGTAATATCACCGAATGTATCGCCGATGAAACAACCGCCTCCACAGTGTGTTTCTCCGCCACAAATGTTCAGCCCACCCCCACAGCCAGGCACACCCACTCCAAAGAAAGCGCCTCCTCCACCACCGAAGCGTTCTGATGCGACTCGGATCCATACAGCGCCGCCGACACCACATATGAGTGATCTTGAGGCTGCTTTGGCGAGGAGACGTGAGAAAATTGCGCAGAGTTGA
- a CDS encoding hypothetical protein (NECATOR_CHRIII.G12931.T1), with translation MNERTNDMSMDYNNDPNNSGLGVCSESRQLSLLENAELRHRADSVDDASPKALSPSGDEHEDGAHAVGN, from the exons atgaacgaacgaacgaacgataTGTCAATGGATTACAACAACGATCCGAACAACAGCG GGCTAGGTGTATGCAGCGAGTCACGACAACTATCATTACTGGAAAATGCCGAATTGCGACATCGTGCCGATTCTGTGGATGACGCATCACCGAAGGCACTATCCCCATCCGGTGATGAACACGAGGACGGTGCACATGCGGTTGGCAACTGA